From the genome of Bacteroides sp. MSB163, one region includes:
- a CDS encoding DUF4468 domain-containing protein has protein sequence MKNLTQFLFMLLCICLPATAFADANKDKDDDSKYLAGAVPEVDGKVVFTKEFSIPGMSQEEIFKRMQNWMEARLKKNENTSRVVYTNPEEGQIVGTGDEWIVFSSSALSLDRTKILYQISVVCAPEKCTMEVEKIRFNYREGKEKYTAEEWIVDKYALNKAKTKLVRGLAKWRRKTVDFVDDLALGAAEALSASTAKKAAEAAEQKEAKKEEKSVVNSGPIVIAPKAEVEVKTPAETSKVTVIPATPLTPATPATSGTVPGYKEVAPDQLPANAIQMGAGKLVLVIGSDAFNMTMMTANAGGSLGKSSGKPVIFSFLSPDQPYEQMETAETYTVRFYPANQTEPSVVLECKKMPSQTPMEGQPRMYVGEILKAFVK, from the coding sequence ATGAAAAATTTGACACAGTTTCTTTTTATGCTGTTATGCATCTGTCTGCCGGCCACAGCGTTTGCAGACGCCAATAAAGATAAAGATGACGACAGCAAGTATCTGGCAGGTGCAGTACCCGAAGTAGATGGAAAAGTGGTATTCACCAAAGAATTCAGCATTCCCGGCATGTCGCAGGAAGAAATCTTCAAACGTATGCAGAACTGGATGGAAGCACGGCTGAAAAAGAATGAAAACACCAGTCGCGTTGTCTACACCAATCCGGAAGAAGGGCAAATCGTAGGTACAGGAGACGAATGGATCGTGTTCAGTTCGAGTGCGCTTTCTTTGGATCGCACAAAGATACTCTACCAGATTTCAGTTGTCTGCGCACCTGAGAAATGTACGATGGAAGTAGAGAAAATCCGCTTCAACTATCGCGAAGGCAAAGAGAAGTATACGGCAGAAGAGTGGATTGTAGACAAGTACGCACTGAATAAAGCCAAAACCAAATTGGTACGAGGACTTGCCAAATGGCGTAGAAAAACAGTAGACTTTGTAGACGATCTGGCCCTTGGAGCAGCCGAAGCCCTCAGTGCAAGCACTGCTAAGAAAGCAGCCGAAGCAGCTGAGCAGAAGGAAGCTAAGAAAGAGGAAAAGAGTGTTGTAAACTCTGGTCCGATAGTAATTGCCCCAAAAGCAGAAGTTGAAGTGAAAACTCCGGCCGAAACCAGCAAAGTCACAGTAATCCCTGCCACTCCGCTCACCCCGGCTACTCCTGCAACGTCAGGTACAGTGCCCGGCTACAAAGAAGTAGCTCCGGATCAACTGCCGGCAAATGCCATCCAAATGGGTGCGGGCAAGTTAGTGCTTGTAATCGGCTCGGATGCTTTCAACATGACCATGATGACAGCAAACGCAGGTGGTTCATTGGGCAAATCATCAGGCAAGCCTGTTATTTTCAGCTTCCTCTCTCCCGATCAGCCTTACGAACAGATGGAGACGGCAGAAACTTACACTGTTCGTTTCTATCCGGCAAACCAAACCGAACCGTCAGTTGTTTTGGAATGTAAGAAGATGCCTTCACAGACTCCGATGGAAGGTCAGCCACGCATGTATGTGGGGGAAATTCTGAAGGCATTCGTAAAATAA
- a CDS encoding 2-hydroxyacid dehydrogenase — translation MAYTIAFFGTKPYDEASFNEKNKEYDFELRYYKGHLNKHNVILTQGVDAVCIFVNDTADAEVIRMMADNGVKLLALRCAGYNNVDLKAAADCGITVVRVPAYSPYAVAEYTVALMLSLNRKIPRATWRTRDGNFSLHGLLGFDMYGKTVGIIGTGKIAKKLIMILRGFGMNVLAYDLYPDYNFAREHQVVYTTLDELYHSSDIISLHCPLTEQTKYLINDYSISKMKEGVMIINTGRGQLIHTNALIEGLKNKKIGSAGLDVYEEESEYFYEDQSDHIIDDDVLARLLSFNNVIVTSHQAFFTREALENIATTTLQNIKDFASGKALENKVI, via the coding sequence ATGGCATATACAATTGCTTTTTTCGGCACCAAGCCCTATGACGAGGCTTCGTTCAATGAAAAGAATAAAGAGTACGATTTTGAACTCCGCTATTATAAAGGACACCTGAACAAACACAATGTGATACTGACACAGGGTGTGGATGCCGTCTGCATATTTGTAAACGACACCGCAGACGCGGAAGTGATCCGCATGATGGCGGACAATGGCGTGAAATTATTGGCATTGCGTTGTGCCGGATATAACAATGTAGACCTGAAAGCGGCTGCCGATTGTGGTATCACAGTGGTACGTGTACCCGCCTACTCACCCTATGCCGTAGCAGAATATACCGTGGCTCTCATGCTATCGCTGAACCGGAAAATTCCACGCGCCACCTGGCGTACACGAGACGGTAATTTCTCTCTGCACGGATTGCTTGGTTTCGATATGTACGGCAAGACGGTCGGCATCATCGGTACGGGAAAGATCGCCAAGAAACTTATCATGATTCTGCGCGGTTTCGGCATGAACGTACTGGCTTATGACCTATACCCCGACTATAACTTTGCCCGTGAGCATCAAGTGGTGTACACCACGCTGGACGAACTTTACCACAGTTCGGACATCATTTCCCTGCATTGCCCTCTCACCGAGCAGACCAAATATCTCATTAACGACTACTCCATCAGCAAGATGAAAGAGGGCGTAATGATTATCAATACCGGACGCGGACAACTGATTCATACCAACGCACTGATAGAAGGATTGAAGAACAAGAAGATCGGTTCTGCCGGACTGGACGTGTACGAGGAAGAAAGCGAATACTTCTACGAAGACCAATCGGACCACATCATTGATGACGACGTACTGGCACGCCTGCTTTCGTTCAATAATGTCATTGTAACCTCACACCAGGCGTTCTTCACCCGTGAAGCATTGGAAAATATCGCCACTACCACACTTCAGAATATCAAAGACTTTGCAAGCGGAAAAGCCTTGGAAAATAAAGTGATATAA
- a CDS encoding type II toxin-antitoxin system RelE/ParE family toxin, which produces MNVVWTETALSSLEAIYYYTLSWSQNAGMASVLSDLLVKSCLILTKNPYAGPLESSLEDQVEVYRSLVVHKYYKLIYRVLEETQTVEIAAVWDVRRNPKTLSV; this is translated from the coding sequence ATGAATGTAGTTTGGACAGAAACTGCTCTAAGTAGTTTAGAAGCAATTTATTATTATACTCTGTCGTGGAGCCAAAATGCAGGAATGGCTTCAGTTTTGAGCGACTTACTTGTAAAATCATGCTTGATTTTAACTAAGAATCCTTATGCTGGTCCTTTGGAATCATCTTTAGAAGATCAAGTAGAGGTTTATCGTTCACTCGTAGTTCACAAGTATTATAAGCTAATCTATAGGGTGCTCGAAGAGACTCAAACTGTGGAAATTGCCGCAGTATGGGATGTTCGTCGCAATCCAAAAACGCTGAGTGTCTAA
- the queF gene encoding preQ(1) synthase: MTELKDQLSLLGRKTEYKQDYAPEVLEAFDNKHPENDYWVRFNCPEFTSLCPITGQPDFAEIRISYIPDIKMVESKSLKLYLFSFRNHGAFHEDCVNIIMKDLIHLMNPKYIEVTGLFTPRGGISIYPYANYGRPGTKYEGIAEQRLMNRE; this comes from the coding sequence ATGACCGAATTAAAAGATCAACTGTCCCTTTTGGGGAGAAAAACGGAATATAAGCAGGATTATGCTCCTGAAGTGCTGGAAGCTTTTGATAATAAGCATCCCGAGAATGATTATTGGGTACGTTTTAATTGTCCGGAATTTACCAGCCTATGTCCTATAACCGGGCAGCCGGACTTTGCGGAAATCCGTATTAGTTATATTCCTGATATAAAAATGGTGGAAAGTAAAAGCTTGAAACTTTATCTGTTTAGTTTCCGTAATCATGGCGCTTTTCATGAAGACTGTGTGAACATTATAATGAAGGATCTGATTCATCTGATGAATCCTAAATATATTGAGGTAACAGGACTTTTTACTCCGCGTGGTGGCATATCCATTTATCCTTATGCTAACTATGGGCGCCCGGGTACGAAGTATGAGGGTATAGCTGAACAACGATTAATGAATAGAGAATAG
- a CDS encoding VOC family protein — MEIKAKFDHFNINVTNLERSIAFYDKALGLKEHHRKEASNGSFTLVYLTDNSTGFLLELTCLKDHPQAYELGENESHLCFRVTGDYEAIHQYHKEMGWVCFENTAMGLYFIHDPDDYWIEVLPAK; from the coding sequence GTGGAAATAAAAGCTAAATTCGATCATTTTAATATCAACGTTACCAACCTGGAACGTAGTATTGCTTTCTATGACAAAGCATTGGGATTGAAAGAACATCATCGTAAAGAAGCCTCAAACGGCTCCTTCACATTGGTTTACCTGACAGACAACAGCACAGGTTTCCTTCTGGAACTGACTTGTCTGAAAGATCATCCGCAAGCTTATGAACTTGGAGAAAACGAAAGCCATTTATGCTTCCGTGTTACCGGTGATTATGAAGCTATTCACCAATACCATAAAGAAATGGGTTGGGTATGCTTTGAAAATACAGCTATGGGATTGTACTTCATCCATGATCCGGATGATTACTGGATAGAGGTGCTTCCGGCAAAATGA
- a CDS encoding MBL fold metallo-hydrolase, with the protein MKLDYIYHSGFAIEADGVTVIIDYYKDSSETEYNKGIVHDYLLGRPGELYVLSSHFHPDHFNREVLLWKAGRPDIHYIFSKDILKHRRATREDATYINKGDVYEDPNIRIEAFGSTDVGISFLIDLQGIRLFHAGDLNNWHWSEESTPQEIRKAEGDFLAEVKCLQQTAPSVDVAMFPVDNRIGKDYMRGAEQFVERIKTTIFVPMHFSEEYKGGNAFRKFAESKGCRFLSITRRGESFDITQ; encoded by the coding sequence ATGAAACTTGATTACATTTACCATAGCGGCTTCGCGATTGAAGCGGACGGAGTGACAGTCATTATCGATTACTACAAAGATTCCTCTGAAACGGAATATAATAAAGGTATCGTTCATGACTATCTGTTGGGAAGACCCGGAGAACTATATGTGCTCTCTTCCCATTTTCACCCCGACCACTTTAATCGCGAAGTTCTTTTATGGAAAGCCGGACGCCCGGATATTCACTACATCTTCTCCAAGGACATCCTGAAACATCGTCGCGCCACACGTGAGGATGCCACCTATATAAATAAAGGTGATGTGTACGAAGACCCGAATATCCGTATCGAAGCATTCGGTTCCACGGACGTGGGCATCTCTTTTCTGATCGACCTGCAAGGCATCCGGCTGTTCCATGCCGGAGACTTGAATAACTGGCATTGGAGTGAAGAGTCCACCCCACAGGAAATCCGGAAAGCGGAAGGTGACTTCCTTGCCGAGGTGAAGTGCCTCCAGCAGACCGCCCCTTCGGTAGACGTAGCCATGTTTCCAGTGGACAACCGCATCGGAAAAGATTATATGAGAGGTGCGGAACAATTCGTGGAACGGATAAAAACCACTATCTTTGTACCTATGCACTTCAGCGAGGAATACAAGGGCGGAAATGCTTTCCGGAAGTTTGCCGAAAGCAAAGGTTGCCGTTTCCTTTCCATCACCCGCAGGGGCGAAAGTTTCGATATTACTCAATAA
- a CDS encoding queuosine precursor transporter, giving the protein MKQKVSVPFMLLGILFNVCLIAANLLETKVIQVFGITVTAGLLVFPISYIINDCIAEVWGFRKARLIIWSGFAMNFFVVMLGLIAVALPAAPFWEGEAHFNFVFGMAPRIVVASLTAFLVGSFLNAYVMSRMKVASGGRHFSARAIWSTVVGETADSLIFFPVAFGGIIAWPELLVMMCIQIVLKSLYEVLILPVTIRVVAAIKRIDGSDVYDQDISYNILKIKDI; this is encoded by the coding sequence ATGAAGCAAAAAGTATCTGTACCCTTTATGCTGCTGGGTATTCTATTTAATGTTTGTCTGATTGCAGCTAATCTTCTTGAAACTAAAGTTATCCAGGTTTTCGGTATTACCGTTACCGCAGGGTTACTGGTTTTCCCTATTTCTTATATTATCAATGATTGCATTGCTGAGGTGTGGGGCTTTCGTAAAGCACGTCTCATTATCTGGAGTGGCTTTGCTATGAATTTCTTTGTGGTGATGCTTGGATTGATAGCCGTAGCATTACCGGCTGCGCCATTTTGGGAGGGGGAGGCTCACTTCAACTTTGTTTTCGGAATGGCGCCTCGTATTGTGGTGGCGAGTCTGACAGCTTTTTTGGTTGGTTCGTTCCTCAACGCTTATGTCATGAGTCGTATGAAAGTGGCAAGTGGCGGACGGCATTTCTCGGCTCGTGCCATCTGGTCGACTGTAGTGGGGGAGACGGCAGACTCTCTGATATTCTTTCCTGTTGCTTTCGGAGGAATTATTGCCTGGCCTGAATTACTGGTGATGATGTGTATTCAGATTGTATTGAAATCCCTGTATGAAGTGCTGATTCTTCCGGTCACTATCCGTGTTGTGGCAGCTATTAAACGTATTGACGGTAGTGATGTATATGATCAGGATATCTCTTACAATATATTGAAAATCAAAGATATTTAA
- a CDS encoding class I SAM-dependent methyltransferase, whose translation MNTTLLSADKDPMGAAIADYYKQNKAERLRVFSSQFDEDEIPVKELFRMKKQMPLLERTALQLATGKILDVGAGSGCHSLALQEAGKDVHAIDISPLSVEVMQQRSVRHATLLNLFDEHFQETYDTILMLMNGSGIIGKLENLPAFFKRMKQLLQPSGCIFMDSSDLRYLFEEEDGSFVIDLAGDYYGEIDFQMQYKDILGESFDWLYIDFQTLSLYAAENGFQAELVKEGKHYDYLAKLTLK comes from the coding sequence ATGAACACTACACTGCTTTCTGCTGATAAGGACCCGATGGGTGCTGCTATTGCCGATTATTATAAACAAAACAAGGCCGAACGGCTACGGGTCTTCTCCTCACAATTCGACGAGGATGAAATTCCGGTAAAGGAACTTTTTCGCATGAAAAAGCAGATGCCTCTTCTGGAACGTACCGCCCTGCAACTGGCTACGGGAAAGATTCTGGATGTGGGAGCCGGAAGCGGTTGTCATAGTCTTGCCTTGCAGGAAGCAGGCAAGGATGTACATGCCATTGATATTTCACCACTTTCAGTAGAAGTGATGCAACAACGCAGTGTACGGCATGCCACATTACTCAATCTGTTCGATGAACATTTCCAAGAGACATACGACACAATATTAATGTTAATGAACGGTTCTGGAATCATCGGTAAGTTGGAGAACCTGCCTGCCTTCTTCAAAAGAATGAAGCAACTGCTACAACCCAGCGGCTGCATCTTTATGGACTCCAGTGATCTGCGCTATCTGTTTGAGGAAGAAGACGGAAGTTTTGTGATCGATCTGGCAGGTGACTATTATGGAGAAATAGACTTCCAGATGCAATATAAGGATATTCTGGGAGAGTCATTCGACTGGCTTTACATTGATTTCCAGACACTCAGTCTTTATGCAGCCGAAAATGGTTTCCAAGCAGAGTTGGTAAAAGAGGGAAAGCACTACGATTATTTAGCCAAGTTGACCTTGAAATAA
- a CDS encoding TlpA disulfide reductase family protein → MKVVNSLIFILFALCCLSGKAQEAAADSTGYIVRVGEMAPNFTITLTDGKKVTLSELRGKVVMLQFTASWCGVCRKEMPFIEKDIWLKHKDNSAFALIGIDRDESLDKVIAFGKSTGVTYPLGLDPGADIFAKYALRNAGITRNVLIDKDGRIVMLTRLYNEEEFAALTKKIDEMLAKK, encoded by the coding sequence ATGAAAGTAGTAAATAGTTTGATTTTTATCCTGTTTGCCCTTTGCTGTTTATCGGGCAAAGCACAGGAAGCAGCTGCCGATAGCACCGGCTACATTGTAAGAGTAGGGGAGATGGCTCCCAACTTTACCATTACCCTGACAGACGGTAAGAAAGTTACCCTTTCCGAACTTCGTGGAAAGGTAGTGATGTTACAGTTCACCGCCAGTTGGTGTGGTGTATGCCGCAAGGAAATGCCTTTTATCGAAAAGGATATCTGGCTGAAACACAAAGATAATTCTGCATTTGCTCTTATTGGTATAGATCGTGATGAGTCGTTGGACAAAGTGATTGCATTCGGCAAGTCGACTGGCGTTACTTATCCTTTGGGATTGGATCCCGGTGCGGATATCTTTGCCAAATATGCACTTCGTAATGCCGGCATTACCCGCAATGTACTGATTGATAAAGACGGACGCATTGTGATGCTGACCCGCTTGTACAATGAGGAGGAATTTGCCGCATTAACGAAGAAGATAGATGAAATGCTGGCAAAGAAATAA
- the queC gene encoding 7-cyano-7-deazaguanine synthase QueC, which produces MNKEVALVVFSGGQDSTTCLFWAKREFKRVVALSFLYGQKHEKEVELAREIAGKAGVEFEAMDVSFIGKLGHNSLTDTTMPMDQEKPAGSYPNTFVPGRNLFFLSIAAVYAREHGINHIVTGVSQTDFSGYPDCRDTFIKSLNVTLNLAMDEQFVIHTPLMWIDKAETWGLADELGVLDLIRNETLTCYNGIQGDGCGHCPACKLRREGLEKYLISEG; this is translated from the coding sequence GTGAATAAAGAAGTTGCATTAGTAGTGTTCAGTGGTGGACAAGATTCTACCACTTGCCTGTTTTGGGCAAAACGAGAGTTTAAGAGAGTGGTCGCTTTGAGTTTCCTGTACGGACAGAAGCATGAGAAAGAGGTGGAACTGGCACGGGAAATAGCCGGTAAAGCTGGTGTGGAGTTTGAAGCAATGGATGTATCTTTTATCGGTAAGTTGGGGCACAACTCACTGACGGATACAACGATGCCTATGGATCAGGAAAAGCCAGCCGGTAGTTATCCCAATACATTTGTGCCGGGACGTAATCTCTTCTTTCTAAGCATTGCTGCTGTATATGCCCGTGAACATGGTATCAATCATATCGTGACAGGAGTGTCGCAGACTGATTTCAGCGGATACCCTGATTGTCGGGACACCTTTATCAAGTCGCTCAATGTTACATTGAACCTGGCTATGGACGAGCAGTTCGTAATTCATACTCCATTGATGTGGATCGACAAAGCGGAAACCTGGGGATTAGCAGATGAACTGGGAGTGCTTGATCTGATACGGAACGAAACGTTGACTTGTTATAACGGGATTCAGGGTGATGGCTGCGGGCATTGTCCGGCATGTAAGTTACGTCGTGAGGGATTAGAGAAATATTTAATTAGTGAAGGGTAA
- a CDS encoding DcaP family trimeric outer membrane transporter, protein MKTILKVMFLLCGIGLIPSVAKAQEKVIIDDEASNGIVMVTIDKAGDEIVRIMNESQFRYIHDPQAPRFLLMDKKGKFALGIGGYVRATAEYDFGGIVDNIDFIPADIPNISKVKNQFQMDARTSTIFLKLVGHTKLLGDFVVYTAGNFRGGDKVFQLRNAYMSFRNVTVGYTYGGFMDLAALPSTIDFQGPNGATFYRATQLAYTYKGLKNWRFHASIEVPSVDGATNDELSVAQQRMPDFTAYAQYGWGANSHLRVGGIVRSMTYTSTLSNHASDVTGWGVQASTSFNLSKKWEIFGQATYGKGIGQYLNDISNLNVDIVPNPEKEGKMQALPMLGWFAGAQYNICPKIFVSGTYSMSRLYSENGYPNNQPSSYRYGQYLVANVFWNVTPNMQVGAEYLRGWRTDFSNSTHHANRMNLLVQYSF, encoded by the coding sequence ATGAAGACAATCTTAAAAGTAATGTTTCTGTTGTGCGGCATCGGTCTTATTCCGTCTGTGGCCAAAGCACAAGAAAAAGTGATTATTGATGACGAGGCATCTAACGGCATCGTCATGGTTACCATCGACAAGGCAGGCGACGAGATCGTCCGTATCATGAACGAATCACAGTTCAGGTACATCCACGATCCACAGGCACCTCGCTTCCTGTTGATGGATAAAAAAGGAAAGTTCGCCCTTGGTATCGGCGGATATGTGCGTGCCACTGCCGAATATGACTTTGGCGGCATCGTGGACAACATAGACTTTATTCCTGCTGATATCCCGAATATCAGCAAAGTAAAGAATCAGTTCCAAATGGACGCACGTACTTCCACTATCTTCCTGAAACTGGTAGGGCATACTAAATTACTGGGTGATTTCGTTGTGTACACTGCCGGTAACTTCCGTGGCGGCGATAAGGTATTCCAATTGCGAAATGCTTATATGTCGTTCCGTAATGTAACAGTGGGTTATACTTATGGTGGGTTCATGGATTTGGCTGCATTGCCGTCCACTATCGACTTTCAGGGTCCTAACGGTGCAACTTTCTACCGTGCCACTCAACTTGCCTACACTTACAAAGGCTTGAAAAACTGGCGTTTCCATGCATCTATCGAAGTGCCAAGCGTAGATGGCGCCACGAATGACGAACTCAGCGTAGCCCAACAACGTATGCCGGACTTCACCGCTTACGCCCAATACGGCTGGGGAGCTAACAGCCATCTTCGTGTGGGTGGCATCGTACGTAGCATGACGTATACCAGCACGCTCAGCAATCATGCATCCGATGTTACCGGATGGGGTGTACAGGCATCTACTTCGTTCAATCTCAGTAAGAAATGGGAAATCTTCGGGCAAGCCACTTACGGAAAAGGTATCGGACAATATCTGAATGACATCAGCAACCTGAATGTGGACATTGTTCCTAATCCGGAAAAAGAAGGCAAGATGCAGGCATTGCCTATGCTGGGCTGGTTTGCTGGGGCACAGTATAATATCTGTCCGAAAATATTCGTATCCGGCACATACAGTATGTCCAGATTATATTCTGAGAATGGTTATCCCAACAATCAACCAAGCAGTTATCGCTACGGACAGTATCTCGTAGCCAATGTATTCTGGAATGTCACTCCAAACATGCAGGTAGGTGCCGAATATCTTCGTGGCTGGCGTACAGATTTCAGCAATTCAACACACCATGCCAACCGAATGAATTTGTTGGTACAATATTCTTTCTAA
- a CDS encoding pirin family protein, producing the protein MKKVIDKAESRGRALYDWLDSHHTFSFDTYYNPRRMNFGALRVLNDDRVEPGKGFGTHPHKNMEIISIPLKGKLKHGDSQKNSRSITPGDIQTMSAGTGIYHSEMNGSDTEPVEFLQIWVMPEKLNTPPAYQDYDIRPLLRKNELTLIVSPDGDAPAKMLQQAWFSIGEIEAGKKIGYHMHQSHAGVYIFVIEGEVKVDDTVLSRRDGMGVYDTHSFELETLKDSHILLMEVPM; encoded by the coding sequence ATGAAAAAAGTAATAGACAAAGCGGAAAGCCGTGGACGTGCTCTATATGATTGGCTCGACAGTCACCATACATTCAGTTTCGACACCTATTATAACCCGCGTCGTATGAACTTCGGCGCCCTGCGTGTACTGAACGACGACCGTGTAGAACCAGGTAAAGGCTTCGGCACCCACCCGCATAAAAACATGGAAATTATCTCCATCCCTCTGAAAGGAAAGCTGAAACATGGCGACAGTCAGAAGAACAGCCGCTCCATCACGCCGGGTGACATACAGACCATGAGTGCCGGTACCGGTATTTATCACAGTGAAATGAACGGCAGTGACACCGAACCGGTAGAGTTCCTGCAAATCTGGGTAATGCCGGAGAAGCTGAATACACCACCTGCCTATCAGGATTATGACATCCGCCCGTTGCTGCGCAAGAACGAACTGACGTTGATTGTTTCACCGGACGGTGACGCTCCTGCCAAGATGCTGCAACAGGCATGGTTCTCCATCGGAGAGATAGAAGCAGGCAAAAAGATCGGCTACCACATGCACCAGTCGCATGCAGGGGTGTACATCTTCGTGATCGAAGGTGAAGTGAAGGTGGACGACACTGTACTCTCACGCCGTGACGGCATGGGTGTATATGACACTCACAGCTTTGAGCTGGAAACACTAAAAGACTCGCATATCCTGCTGATGGAAGTGCCCATGTAA
- a CDS encoding OmpP1/FadL family transporter, with protein MRKISLISFMMLIVSTSTFAGGLLTNTNQHAAFLRMLSRGATTEIDGALSNPAGLAFLPNDGFHMSLSIQSAFQTRNIDASCEGLGLNKYYEGKASAPVIPSLFAAYKMGDWTLSGFFGITGGGGKASFDDGLPMFDAMVIGGLGAQKIPSNAYSLKSYMDGKQYIYSVQLGLTYKATDWLSVFAGGRMNYFTGGYQGALKASAAVDLPSPAGGAIPVGTELIGIDLDCDQTGWGFTPVIGLDAKWGKLNIGAKYEFMTSLNIENSTKENSLRMIGAAESELADYKHGVNTPNDIPSMLSIAASYEFLPVLRASVEYHFFDDKSAGMAGGKQKYLTKGTNEYLAGIEWDVTKHLTLSCGGQITDYGLSDNYQSDTSFSCDSYTLGFGAKLNLTARAALNVGYMWTTYEDYTKKSQDYNNTGLSGTNVYSRTNKVFGASINYRF; from the coding sequence ATGAGAAAAATTAGCTTGATTAGCTTTATGATGCTAATCGTTTCAACTTCAACTTTTGCAGGAGGACTGCTGACGAATACAAATCAGCATGCTGCTTTTCTTCGTATGCTATCCCGTGGTGCTACAACTGAAATAGATGGTGCTTTGTCCAATCCGGCAGGTCTGGCATTTTTGCCGAATGACGGTTTTCATATGTCTTTGAGTATTCAGAGTGCTTTCCAAACAAGAAATATCGATGCTTCGTGCGAAGGTTTGGGGCTGAATAAGTATTATGAGGGTAAGGCATCTGCTCCTGTCATTCCCAGTTTGTTTGCTGCTTATAAGATGGGTGACTGGACACTTTCCGGCTTTTTCGGCATTACTGGCGGCGGCGGAAAAGCCTCGTTTGATGATGGTCTTCCCATGTTCGATGCTATGGTAATAGGCGGATTGGGAGCCCAAAAAATTCCGAGCAATGCCTATTCGCTGAAAAGCTACATGGATGGCAAACAGTACATCTACTCTGTACAGTTGGGTTTGACTTATAAGGCAACGGACTGGCTTTCTGTCTTTGCGGGTGGTCGTATGAACTACTTTACTGGTGGTTACCAGGGTGCATTGAAAGCCAGTGCTGCTGTAGATTTGCCTTCTCCTGCCGGAGGAGCGATACCTGTTGGCACGGAGCTTATCGGCATAGACTTGGATTGTGACCAGACCGGATGGGGATTTACTCCGGTTATCGGCTTGGATGCTAAGTGGGGTAAGCTAAACATTGGTGCAAAATATGAGTTTATGACTAGTTTGAACATTGAGAATTCCACTAAAGAGAACTCGCTTCGTATGATTGGTGCCGCTGAAAGTGAATTGGCGGATTACAAGCATGGTGTGAATACTCCGAATGATATTCCTTCCATGCTTTCTATAGCTGCTTCTTATGAGTTTCTTCCGGTATTGCGCGCATCTGTAGAATACCACTTCTTTGATGATAAAAGTGCAGGAATGGCCGGTGGCAAGCAGAAGTATCTGACAAAGGGAACAAACGAATATCTGGCCGGTATTGAGTGGGATGTAACCAAACATTTGACTTTGAGTTGTGGAGGTCAGATCACAGACTATGGATTGTCCGACAATTACCAAAGCGATACCAGTTTTTCTTGTGATTCTTATACTCTGGGTTTTGGTGCCAAGTTGAATTTAACAGCAAGAGCCGCCCTGAACGTTGGGTACATGTGGACTACTTACGAAGATTATACTAAGAAATCCCAGGACTATAATAATACCGGATTGAGTGGTACAAATGTCTACAGCCGTACAAATAAGGTGTTTGGCGCTAGCATCAACTACAGATTCTGA